A genomic segment from Syngnathus scovelli strain Florida chromosome 3, RoL_Ssco_1.2, whole genome shotgun sequence encodes:
- the hpdb gene encoding 4-hydroxyphenylpyruvate dioxygenase: protein MTTYTDKGEKHEQGQFLCFDHVTFWVGNAKQAASYYCNKLGFEPFAYQGLETGRRDVVSHAVKQGKIIYVFSSALNPGNQEIGAHLVKHGDGVKDVAFAVENCDFLVQKAKERGATIVKEPYTLEDKHGKVRLAVLQTYGDTTHTFVERAGYRGLFLPGFHPPLFKDPLLPTLPEGKLSFIDHVVGNQPEEEMVSVVEWYRKNLLFHRFWSVDDKQLQTEFSALRSIVVANYEETVKMPINEPAIGKRKSQIQEYVEYYGGAGVQHIAMNTSDIITAIRNLKQRGAEFMSVPDTYYNQLRENLKHSKVKIAEDLDVLQELKILVDYDDNGYLLQIFTKPVQDRPTVFLEVIQRHNHQGFGAGNFKSLFEAIEADQHARGNLTVLIPNGVSKSM from the exons ATG aCAACATATACCGACAAAGGCGAGAAG CATGAGCAAGGACAGTTCCTTTGCTTTGACCACGTGACATTCTGGGTTGGGAATGCAAAACAG GCTGCGTCATATTACTGCAACAAACTGGGATTCGAACCATTTGCTTACCAAGGCTTGGAGACAGGCCGTCGAGATGTCGTATCCCATGCAGTCAAACAAGGAAAG ATCATATATGTTTTCTCATCTGCTCTCAATCCTGGAAACCAAG AGATTGGAGCTCATTTAGTAAAGCATGGGGATGGTGTGAAAGATGTTGCATTTGCGGTGGAGAACTGTGACTTCTTGGTGCAG AAAGCCAAAGAGCGAGGAGCTACGATTGTAAAAGAGCCCTACACCCTGGAGGACAAGCATGGTAAAGTCAGACTTGCTGTGCTGCAAACA TACGGTGACACCACTCACACATTTGTGGAGAGAGCAGGATATAGGGGGCTGTTTCTGCCAGGCTTCCACCCACCTCTATTTAAGGACCCCTTGTTACCCACCTT ACCAGAGGGAAAACTGAGCTTCATTGATCACGTTGTGGGAAACCAACCAGAAGAGGAGATGGTTTCAGTGGTGGAATG GTACCGAAAGAACCTTCTTTTTCACCGCTTCTGGTCAGTGGACGACAAGCAGTTGCAAACAGAGTTCAGTGCCCTGCGCTCCATTGTGGTGGCCAACTATGAAGAGACTGTAAAGATGCCCATCAATGAGCCTGCCATAGGCAAGAGGAAGTCTCAAATTCAG GAGTATGTGGAGTACTACGGAGGTGCTGGCGTGCAGCACATTGCCATGAACACATCAGATATTATAACAGCA ATCCGCAACCTAAAACAGCGTGGAGCAGAGTTTATGTCGGTGCCCGACACATACTACAACCAACTGAGGGAAAACTTAAAACACTCCAAGGTGAAAATTGCAGAAGACCTGGATGTCCTGCAG GAGCTGAAGATCCTGGTGGACTATGATGACAATGGCTACTTACTTCAGATCTTTACCAAGCCAGTTCAGGACCGGCCCACTGTCTTCTTGGAAGTCATTCAAAGACATAATCACCAG GGCTTTGGTGCGGGAAACTTCAAATCTCTTTTTGAAGCCATCGAAGCGGACCAACATGCCAGAGGAAATCTGACCGTTCTCATACCCAATGGTGTGTCCAAGAGTATGTGA
- the LOC125994346 gene encoding histone-lysine N-methyltransferase SETD1B-A-like: protein MESEKHVLGRKSSRQPWRSFKLMIDPALTKGLYKVYRYDGHDFNIPVDDLGLFPVDSVKDPRICRMWSKCVKSDLSVPRFKIDEFYIGTIPPKEVTFCRLNDNVNKAFLTNMCKKYGHTEEVEIFYNPKNKKHSGVAKVVFDTVRAAKDTVHHLNQTSVMGNIIHVEIDPKGKNRVRYLKLVFNGIYTPCSLPVGSSDQSLQNLIDNLLCNSAPQGEGSPSSLTTPVSLDTAYSSISRDTPCSSGLTPYSQGTPHTPCFSATPLSLDSCYSSLQGTPILQGEHPTYSVPKPFRREFCCHKLARFHWGTTEVSEGNVHLKNGQPQNSLRPFTLNSKQKLAPWRKTKITFAQKHAKHSFELLSPGPESRNVIATSSKALPITSLSINLEANKHLDVTFPPDSHACIEELPQSPLVNFIPRNPQPESETLDARIQHLLTNSQSSDTFHGNSSIADVFGQDSPTSPYPPQNSPPSNDPNKTLEEVNPTPCLEEDETSQAVLFLTSQRDKESPSPFDFIKAGESQDGNIKTNAEKAPSQKEVHLSNVDEINGETLTPSFTHQSKHPLAITSAGHHLPFIPLCFPIPSFPPVPPRLPNGTIPVPPPGWSLPPGHHNNIHIAPPSNFPVPQPSLPTPAPPWPTSPFPRTNPLVPPPDYSLMRENPHKLTVEKVLDVVMDELKSIIKRDLTRRMIEGVAFKVFEVWWDNQEKKKQSVVPLNDKKTNCINPLNHIAGEHKKPPLPTFKIKKKKEDNPTLKDGTHEDDMLKPTFERRKRRHARPLDLDSDDDDRTEEYKIDQAATQREIATAKEEQTGPIEDEVHILCDGNDHASNVDDNHKEKEKVSEKHREAEDTCPVLGDVLSFSSECSSSEVCSTDWDCPDSFTSESSENSSYCDFSSEDDDNVDLEDNKKNGEGLKCVVISSDEESVEVEPPVTPSAPLTPGAQLELHDLSDPSNREKAEENEYMHQEHAMMALQPSSHTGLQAVALELDMERRKWNSGSPEYTLRPLTPTGCFLDSDPELFIRSKPTSPVVMEVGRPQTPGKEIASQLGSEESEDDNLSLTISELHPPSDTALLFQETPKTPGREDTSAWSPNSGVRVSTSPGYGSIIPEDTGETYSHFRKPSAHSSLFSSPFILPPNTPGRDIFLPRRSFIHRRKTDIANISQCDKFLGMSSPCDLSESSSDGGGVRTGSDVRVIPLQRLENMPGLLYKGSRRETKMRRKWWKRTKRRWRSHYFSRPSPPKWRSECEERRILHSIWRDGLDQEDERLLKCTYERLQEQEDECSWLSDALWIPHPLTKVIEENVGHQSWQQKHITGSARSEGFYKINWRDKLEYLKQERTIELSSASAQELQIQPTALRAGSDFRSEQRRLLSSFSCDSDLVKFNQLKFRKKRIRFSPSAIHDWGLFAMEAIAADEMVIEYVGQIIRQNIADMRERRYEEAGIGSSYLFRVDQNTIIDATKCGNLSRFINHSCSPNCYAKIITVESQKKIVIYSRQPISINEEITYDYKFPIEDTKIPCLCGSESCRGSLN, encoded by the exons ATGGAAAGCGAAAAACACGTTTTAGGGAGAAAATCATCGCGTCAACCCTGGAGAAGTTTCAAATTGATGATTGATCCCGCTTTAACAAAAGGACTCTACAAAGTGTACCGCTATGATGGGCACGACTTCAACATTCCC GTTGATGACTTAGGTTTGTTTCCAGTGGATTCAGTGAAAGATCCACGCATCTGCCGCATGTGGAGCAAATGCGTCAAGAGTGACCTTTCGGTTCCCAGATTTAAG ATAGATGAGTTTTACATTGGGACCAttcctcccaaagaagtgacaTTTTGCAGGCTGAATGACAATGTAAACAAGGCCTTCCTAACTAATATGTGTAAGAAATATGGCCACACTGAAGAAGTGGAAATTTTCTACAATCCAAAGAACAAAAAGCATTCAGGGGTTGCCAAAGTTGTTTTTGATACTGTGAGGGCTGCTAAGGACACTGTTCATCACCTTAATCAAACATCAGTGATGGGTAATATTATCCACGTGGAAATCGATCCAAAAG GTAAAAACAGAGTGCGCTACCTCAAACTGGTCTTTAATGGCATCTACACACCATGCAGCTTACCAGTAGGAAGCAGTGACCAAAGTCTCCAAAACTTAATCGACAATTTACTG TGCAATTCAGCCCCGCAGGGAGAAGGAAGCCCAAGCAGCCTCACTACTCCAGTCTCTCTCGACACAGCATATTCCAGTATTAGTCGGGATACACCTTGTAGCTCTGGGCTGACTCCTTATTCACAGGGAACCCCGCACACTCCTTGTTTTTCTGCAACTCCTCTCTCCCTTGACTCATGCTACTCCAGTCTTCAAGGCACTCCAATCCTCCAGGGGGAGCACCCGACTTACAGTGTTCCCAAACCATTCAGAAGAGAGTTTTGCTGTCATAAATTGGCAAGGTTTCACTGGGGAACCACTGAAGTCTCTGAGGGAAACGTACATTTAAAGAACGGCCAACCTCAAAATTCCCTCCGACCATTTACCCTGAATAGCAAGCAGAAGCTTGCGCCATGGAGGAAAACCAAAATCACATTTGCTCAGAAACATGCAAAGCATTCTTTCGAACTCTTATCCCCTGGTCCAGAGTCAAGGAATGTGATCGCAACTAGCTCAAAAGCGTTACCTATAACCTCTTTGAGCATCAACTTGGAAGCCAACAAGCATTTAGATGTGACTTTCCCACCTGACAGTCATGCATGCATTGAAGAGTTACCTCAGTCACCACTGGTGAACTTTATTCCAAGAAACCCTCAGCCAGAATCAGAGACATTGGATGCCCGAATACAACATTTGCTGACAAACAGCCAGAGTTCAGATACTTTTCATGGGAATTCTTCAATAGCTGATGTGTTCGGTCAGGACAGCCCAACCTCACCATATCCACCGCAGAACTCCCCACCCTCAAATGACCCAAACAAGACTTTGGAAGAGGTTAATCCTACGCCATGCCTTGAAGAGGATGAAAcctcccaagctgttctttttcTTACATCCCAAAGAGATAAAGAGAGTCCCTCTCCATTTGATTTCATAAAAGCTGGTGAAAGCCAAGATGGAAACATTAAGACAAATGCTGAAAAGGCACCAAGCCAAAAG GAGGTCCACTTATCCAATGTAGATGAAATAAACGGTGAAACATTGACACCATCCTTTACTCATCAGTCCAAACATCCACTTGCCATCACATCCGCAGGCCATCATCTACCATTTATCCCTTTGTGTTTCCCCATTCCTTCATTTCCCCCTGTCCCACCTCGCCTCCCAAATGGCACCATTCCCGTTCCACCTCCAGGCTGGAGCCTCCCTCCAGGCCatcacaacaacatccacattgCACCACCTTCTAACTTCCCTGTACCCCAACCTTCTTTGCCGACTCCTGCACCACCCTGGCCCACTTCACCTTTTCCTCGTACCAACCCTCTAGTTCCACCACCAGACTACTCACTGATGAGGGAAAACCCTCATAAACTCACAGTGGAAAAAGTTTTAGATGTGGTCATGGATGAACTGAAGTCGATTATTAAGAGAGACCTCACTCGCAGAATGATTGAGGGAGTGGCATTCAAGGTGTTTGAAGTCTGGTGGGACAATCAAGAGAAGAAAAAG CAATCAGTTGTGCCCTTAAATGATAAGAAGACCAATTGTATAAATCCTCTGAATCACATCGCTGGCGAGCACAAGAAGCCTCCCCTTCCCACCTTCAAG attaagaagaaaaaagaggACAATCCTACACTGAAAG ACGGAACCCACGAGGACGATATGTTGAAGCCAACATTTGAAAGACGTAAACGGAGACATGCAAGACCACTTGATCTTGatagtgatgatgatgacagaACGGAAGAATACAAGATAGATCAAGCCGCCACGCAAAGGGAAATTGCAACAGCCAAAGAGGAACAGACTGGGCCTATAGAAGATGAAGTACACATTTTG TGTGACGGAAATGATCATGCCAGCAATGTTGATGACAATCATAAAGAAAAAGAGAAGGTGTCTGAAAAACACAGGGAGGCTGAAGACACCTGTCCAGTTCTTGGTGACGTTCTCTCCTTCAGCAGTG AGTGCAGCTCCTCGGAGGTTTGCTCAACCGACTGGGACTGCCCGGACTCTTTTACTTCAGAGAGCTCAGAGAACTCATCCTACTGCGACTTCAGCTCTGAAGATGATGATAATGTTGATTTAGAAGACAACAAAAAGAATGGTGAAGGTTTGAAGTGTGTAGTAATATCATCAGATGAGGAGTCGGTGGAGGTTGAGCCCCCTGTGACACCCTCAGCCCCACTCACGCCTGGTGCTCAGCTAGAACTCCATGACTTGTCAGATCCATCTAATAGGGAGAAAGCAGAGGAAAATGAGTACATGCACCAAGAACATGCAATGATGGCGCTACAGCCTTCATCACATACTGGACTTCAAG CAGTGGCTCTTGAACTTGACATGGAGAGGCGTAAATGGAACTCGGGATCTCCGGAGTACACCTTGAGGCCTCTCACTCCTACTGGCTGCTTTTTGGACAGTGACCCTGAACTTTTTATCAGAAGCAAACCAACATCTCCAGTTGTGATGGAGGTGGGACGACCACAGACCCCAGGCAAAGAGATAGCCTCTCAATTAGGAAGTGAAGAATCAGAAGATGACAATCTCTCTCTAACGATCAGTGAGTTACATCCACCATCAGACACGGCTTTGTTATTCCAGGAAACACCCAAAACTCCTGGTAGAGAAGACACAAGTGCTTGGAGTCCTAACAGTGGCGTGAGGGTCTCAACAAGTCCAGGGTATGGGAGCATTATACCGGAAGATACTGGGGAAACATactcgcattttagaaaaccatCGGCTCATTCATCGCTGTTTAgtagtccatttatattaccaCCAAATACCCCTGGAAGAGATATCTTTCTACCACGAAGATCCTTCATCCACAGAAGAAAGACTGACATTGCGAACATCTCACAATGTGACAAATTCCTTGGAATGTCATCTCCATGTGACCTTTCTGAGTCTTCATCTGATGGCGGAGGAGTGAGAACAGGGTCAGATGTGAGAGTGATACCTCTGCAAAGACTGGAGAACATGCCTGGTCTCCTCTACAAGGGAAGTAGGAGAGAAACAAAAATGAGGCGTAAATGGTGGAAGAGAACAAAAAGGCGTTGGAGGAGCCACTACTTCTCTCGTCCCAGTCCTCCCAAGTGGCGTTCAGAGTGCGAGGAAAGGAGGATACTTCACAGTATATGGAGGGACGGTCTGGATCAAGAGGATGAGAGACTGCTCAAGTGTACTTACGAAAGGCTGCAAGAGCAGGAAGATGAGTGTAGCTGGCTTAGTGATGCCCTTTGGATACCTCATCCTC TGACTAAAGTTATAGAAGAGAATGTAGGACACCAGTCATGGCAACAGAAGCACATTACAGGCTCAGCCCGCAGTGAGGGTTTCTACAAAATCAACTGGAGGGATAAACTTGAATACCTCAAACAAGAAAGAACCATTGAGCTTTCATCAGCAAGCGCTCAG GAACTTCAGATACAGCCTACTGCACTTCGGGCCGGATCAGACTTCAGGTCAGAACAGCGCCGTCTGCTGTCATCTTTTAGCTGCGATAGTGACCTCGTCAAGTTCAACCAACTCAAG TTCCGAAAGAAGAGGATTCGTTTCAGTCCAAGTGCCATCCATGATTGGGGTCTGTTCGCCATGGAGGCCATAGCAGCAGATGAGATGGTGATTGAGTATGTCGGCCAAATTATCAGacag AATATTGCTGACATGAGAGAGCGTAGATATGAGGAAGCAGGCATCGGAAGCAGCTATTTGTTCCGGGTTGATCAGAACACCATCATCGATGCCACAAAATGCGGGAATTTATCCAGATTCATCAACCATAGCTGCAGT CCAAACTGTTATGCGAAGATCATCACTGTGGAGTCTCAAAAGAAGATAGTGATATACTCGCGGCAGCCAATCAGCATCAATGAAGAAATCACGTACGACTACAAGTTTCCCATTGAGGACACAAAAATTCCTTGTTTGTGTGGCTCTGAAAGCTGTCGAGGCTCTTTGAACTGA
- the LOC125994349 gene encoding calcium release-activated calcium channel protein 1 — MSLNEHSMQALSWRKLYLSRAKLKAASRTSALLSGFAMVAMVEVQLENDFDYPPGLLIAFSACTTVLVAVHLFALMISTCILPNLEAVSNVHNLNSVNESPHERMHRHIELAWAFSTVIGTLLFLTEVMLLCWVKFLPLKTNTGQNDTTISSGRAAAIASTSIMVPFGLVFIVFAVHFYRTLVSHKTDRQIRELEQVIRLQNQLDHRMENEDLKAVDHFA; from the exons ATGAGTTTGAACGAACATTCCATGCAGGCTCTCTCATGGAGAAAATTGTACCTGAGCCGCGCCAAGCTGAAAGCTGCCAGCCGCACTTCAGCTCTTTTGTCGGGGTTTGCAATG GTTGCCATGGTGGAGGTGCAGCTGGAAAATGACTTTGATTATCCTCCAGGGTTGCTGATAGCCTTTAGTGCGTGCACAACAGTGCTAGTTGCAGTGCACCTTTTTGCACTCATGATTAGCACCTGCATCCTCCCTAATCTCGAGGCAGTCAGCAATGTTCACAACCTCAATTCGGTGAACGAGTCTCCCCATGAGCGCATGCACCGTCACATTGAACTGGCTTGGGCTTTTTCCACTGTCATCGGCACACTTCTCTTCCTCACAGAGGTGATGCTCCTCTGCTGGGTCAAGTTTTTACCCCTGAAGACGAACACGGGACAAAATGACACCACCATTAGTTCTGGCCGAGCTGCAGCCATCGCTTCCACTTCCATCATGGTGCCTTTTGGGTTGGTTTTTATTGTGTTCGCCGTTCACTTTTATCGCACACTCGTCAGTCACAAAACGGACCGGCAGATCCGAGAACTCGAGCAAGTTATTCGGCTGCAGAACCAACTGGACCACAGGATGGAAAATGAGGACTTGAAGGCTGTTGACCATTTTGCTTGA